A single Streptomyces sp. Edi2 DNA region contains:
- a CDS encoding DsrE family protein, with protein sequence MAKKLVIKVTAGADAPERCSQAFTVAAVAVASGVEVSLWLTGESVWFALPGRAADFELPHAAPLPELIDGIRAGGGAITVCTQCAARRDIEQKDLIEGAGIAGSQLFVSEIMPDDVQALVY encoded by the coding sequence ATGGCGAAGAAGCTCGTGATCAAGGTGACGGCGGGTGCGGATGCGCCCGAGCGGTGCTCGCAGGCGTTCACGGTGGCGGCGGTGGCGGTGGCCAGCGGTGTCGAGGTGTCGCTGTGGCTGACCGGGGAGTCGGTGTGGTTCGCGCTCCCGGGGCGGGCGGCGGACTTCGAGCTGCCGCATGCGGCGCCCCTGCCGGAGCTGATCGACGGGATCCGGGCCGGCGGCGGCGCGATCACCGTCTGCACCCAGTGCGCGGCCCGGCGGGACATCGAGCAGAAGGACCTGATCGAGGGGGCCGGGATCGCCGGTTCCCAGCTGTTCGTCAGCGAGATCATGCCGGACGACGTCCAGGCGCTGGTGTACTGA
- a CDS encoding DUF3099 domain-containing protein yields the protein MDAHRRSPVQRRHRRYFVLMGVCLVLFVLAWGVVRLWSVPAAVGMCVVAMVIPPVAAIIGNRREPGERWWDESGDPESDRWWRELDDRGDDKHTQ from the coding sequence ATGGACGCGCACCGCCGGTCGCCCGTACAGCGCCGCCATCGCAGGTACTTCGTCCTGATGGGCGTGTGCCTGGTGCTGTTCGTCCTGGCCTGGGGTGTGGTGCGGCTGTGGTCGGTGCCGGCCGCGGTGGGCATGTGTGTGGTCGCCATGGTGATCCCGCCCGTCGCGGCGATCATCGGCAACCGCCGGGAGCCCGGTGAGCGCTGGTGGGACGAGTCCGGCGACCCGGAGTCCGACCGCTGGTGGCGCGAGCTGGACGACCGGGGCGACGACAAGCACACGCAGTAG
- a CDS encoding DUF1416 domain-containing protein: MCGAQAGGPDASTIKPGETTIQGSVTRDGEPVTGYVRLLDSTGEFTAEVPTSATGQFRFYAAEGTWTLRALVPGGTADRTVVAQQGGLAEVAIAV, translated from the coding sequence ATGTGTGGAGCACAGGCAGGCGGCCCGGACGCCTCGACCATCAAGCCCGGTGAGACCACGATCCAGGGCAGCGTGACCCGCGACGGCGAGCCCGTCACCGGCTACGTCCGCCTCCTGGACAGCACCGGTGAGTTCACCGCCGAGGTTCCCACCTCCGCGACCGGACAGTTCCGCTTCTACGCGGCCGAGGGCACCTGGACGCTGCGCGCGCTCGTCCCGGGCGGCACCGCCGACCGCACCGTCGTCGCCCAGCAGGGCGGCCTGGCGGAGGTCGCCATCGCTGTCTGA
- a CDS encoding sulfurtransferase, giving the protein MSRSDVLVDADWVEAHLEDPKVVLVEVDEDTSAYDKNHIKNAVRIDWKKDLQDPVRRDFVDQEGFEKLLSAKGIANDDTVVLYGGNNNWFASYAYWYFKLYGHGSVKLLDGGRKKWELDSRDLVDGSEVPQRPATDYKAKAQNTAIRAFRDDVVAAIDNLNLVDVRSPDEFSGKLLAPAHLPQEQSQRPGHVPSARNIPWSKNANDDGTFKSDDELKALYEGESVDLAKDTIAYCRIGERSALTWFVLHELLGQSNVKNYDGSWTEYGSLVGVPIELGAAK; this is encoded by the coding sequence ATGAGCCGTAGCGACGTCCTCGTAGACGCCGACTGGGTCGAGGCCCACCTGGAGGACCCGAAGGTGGTTCTCGTCGAGGTTGACGAGGACACCTCGGCCTACGACAAGAACCACATCAAGAACGCCGTCCGGATCGACTGGAAGAAGGACCTCCAGGACCCGGTCCGCCGCGACTTCGTCGACCAGGAGGGCTTCGAGAAGCTGCTCTCGGCCAAGGGCATCGCCAACGACGACACGGTGGTCCTCTACGGCGGCAACAACAACTGGTTCGCCTCCTACGCCTACTGGTACTTCAAGCTCTACGGCCACGGCAGCGTCAAGCTGCTCGACGGCGGCCGCAAGAAGTGGGAGCTGGACTCGCGCGACCTGGTCGACGGCTCCGAGGTCCCCCAGCGCCCGGCCACCGACTACAAGGCCAAGGCCCAGAACACCGCCATCCGCGCCTTCCGGGACGACGTCGTCGCCGCGATCGACAACCTCAACCTGGTCGACGTGCGCTCCCCCGACGAGTTCAGCGGCAAGCTGCTCGCCCCGGCGCACCTCCCGCAGGAGCAGTCGCAGCGCCCCGGCCACGTGCCCAGCGCCCGCAACATCCCGTGGTCGAAGAACGCCAACGACGACGGCACCTTCAAGTCGGACGACGAGCTCAAGGCCCTCTACGAGGGCGAGTCGGTGGACCTCGCCAAGGACACCATCGCCTACTGCCGCATCGGTGAGCGCTCCGCGCTGACCTGGTTCGTCCTGCACGAGCTGCTGGGCCAGAGCAACGTCAAGAACTACGACGGCTCCTGGACCGAGTACGGCTCGCTGGTCGGCGTGCCGATCGAGCTCGGCGCGGCCAAGTAA
- a CDS encoding putative leader peptide, whose translation MQSSLSGLRPRGRAVLTKRRAVDLCRVAAMLCRPV comes from the coding sequence ATGCAGAGCTCATTGAGCGGTCTCCGTCCGCGGGGACGTGCGGTACTGACGAAGCGGCGGGCAGTAGACCTGTGCCGCGTCGCCGCCATGCTCTGTCGCCCTGTCTGA
- a CDS encoding DUF2993 domain-containing protein, which translates to MRALRVLVILVVIFGGLFVAADRVAVNLAEDMAADKIRGSQGLDKAPEVSIKGFPFLTQVAGRSLDEVDAELGGIEARAQGHALRIDRLSAQFHEVGLTSDYTSIESAATATGNARINYADLTKAAGGGVTIGYGGQKGGRGQVKISPKIPILSSLDVTGSITIVGGNTVRLRADGLPGVCRALPGCESKVRAQTDHDWKLDQLPGNLKLEKVVMTSEGLSISAAGKNVKLPG; encoded by the coding sequence ATGCGTGCACTACGTGTGCTGGTGATCCTCGTCGTCATATTCGGCGGGCTGTTCGTGGCCGCCGACCGGGTGGCGGTGAATCTGGCCGAGGACATGGCGGCGGACAAGATCCGCGGCAGCCAGGGGCTCGACAAGGCCCCCGAGGTCTCGATCAAGGGCTTCCCGTTCCTGACCCAGGTCGCCGGGCGCAGCCTCGACGAGGTGGACGCCGAGCTCGGGGGAATCGAGGCCCGCGCCCAGGGGCATGCGCTGCGCATCGACCGGCTGTCGGCGCAGTTCCACGAGGTCGGGCTGACCAGCGACTACACCTCCATCGAGAGCGCCGCCACGGCCACCGGCAACGCCCGGATCAACTACGCCGACCTGACCAAGGCGGCGGGCGGCGGCGTCACGATCGGCTACGGCGGGCAGAAGGGCGGCCGCGGCCAGGTCAAGATCTCGCCGAAGATCCCAATCCTCAGTTCGCTGGACGTGACCGGCTCCATCACGATCGTGGGCGGCAACACCGTCCGGCTGCGCGCCGACGGGCTCCCGGGGGTGTGCAGGGCCCTGCCGGGCTGTGAGAGCAAGGTGCGCGCCCAGACCGACCACGACTGGAAGCTGGACCAGCTGCCCGGCAACCTGAAGCTGGAGAAGGTCGTGATGACATCCGAGGGACTGTCGATCTCCGCCGCCGGCAAGAACGTCAAGCTCCCCGGCTGA